In Campylobacter concisus, a single genomic region encodes these proteins:
- a CDS encoding shikimate dehydrogenase yields MKTFAVFGDPIAHSVSPRLHNKAIADLGLKALYTRVLLKDGSELINKFKSLKLNGANVTLPHKEWALNLADEASDVARKIGSANTLVLKNDKIYAYNTDAPGFLKAIKNFKDIKKAIVLGAGGTANAITYALKEQGVDVCILNRSKDRLEKFKDEYKCFSWDNYEEQKFDLVINSTSAGLKDDFLPAPKEILKSIFKDAKFAFDVIYGKQTPFLKMAKQNSLDVKDGADMLLYQAVLALNLFFNNTLDESKIERSMREIFYL; encoded by the coding sequence ATGAAAACATTCGCAGTCTTTGGAGATCCAATAGCTCACTCGGTATCTCCGAGGCTGCACAATAAAGCCATTGCAGACCTGGGCTTAAAAGCACTTTATACAAGAGTCTTGCTAAAAGATGGTAGCGAATTAATCAATAAATTTAAATCCTTAAAATTAAACGGTGCAAACGTAACACTTCCACATAAAGAGTGGGCTTTAAATTTAGCCGATGAAGCTTCAGATGTAGCCCGTAAAATAGGCTCTGCAAATACGCTTGTGCTTAAAAATGACAAAATTTATGCATACAATACAGATGCGCCTGGATTTTTAAAAGCAATAAAAAATTTTAAAGATATAAAAAAAGCTATTGTCCTTGGAGCAGGCGGTACTGCAAATGCCATAACTTATGCATTAAAAGAACAAGGCGTTGATGTTTGCATACTAAATAGAAGCAAAGATAGGCTTGAGAAATTTAAAGATGAGTACAAATGCTTTAGCTGGGATAACTACGAAGAGCAAAAATTTGATCTAGTCATTAACTCAACCTCTGCTGGCCTAAAGGATGATTTTTTACCAGCACCTAAAGAAATTTTAAAAAGCATTTTTAAAGATGCTAAATTCGCATTTGATGTGATTTATGGCAAACAAACACCATTTTTAAAAATGGCCAAGCAAAATAGCCTTGACGTAAAAGATGGCGCTGATATGCTTTTATATCAAGCGGTCTTGGCACTAAATTTATTTTTTAACAATACACTCGATGAGTCAAAGATAGAGCGCTCAATGAGAGAAATTTTCTATCTATAA
- a CDS encoding TRAP transporter substrate-binding protein, producing the protein MNKFLLASLGLAAVACVAMGDDKVYKLKLASSWESTMPVLGDVPKELKDKVEKMSNGRLELRIDYPSKHKSPFAMLDFAKSGQYDITYTSSYYYKGKDAKTIFFTATPFMMNTDEQTAWYEFGGGKELEAKVYDPYNIKIFRAGNTGMQMGGWFKKEIKSLDDIKGLKIRIPGFGGEIYAKLGANINTIPTGELYMALEMGTIDSVEWVSPAYDMALGFHKVAKYYYTGWQEPNGETQFFFNKKSYEKLPDDLKAIFEAAAAEVARDANTKVFYSNVEYWDKMKSEYPDIQVKSFPPEVIAALKKATNELLDEESAKDPLFKEIVESQRAFLKKAREWTKISDYAYIKTNE; encoded by the coding sequence ATGAATAAATTTTTATTAGCGTCTCTTGGTTTAGCAGCTGTTGCTTGCGTTGCTATGGGAGATGATAAAGTTTATAAGCTAAAGCTTGCTAGCTCATGGGAGAGTACTATGCCAGTGCTTGGTGATGTGCCAAAAGAGCTAAAGGACAAAGTTGAAAAGATGAGCAATGGCAGACTTGAGCTAAGGATTGATTATCCATCAAAGCATAAATCACCTTTTGCAATGCTTGATTTTGCTAAAAGCGGTCAATACGACATTACCTACACAAGTAGCTATTATTATAAAGGCAAAGATGCTAAAACTATATTTTTTACAGCAACTCCATTTATGATGAATACTGACGAGCAAACAGCTTGGTATGAATTTGGCGGTGGTAAGGAGCTTGAGGCAAAAGTTTACGATCCATACAATATCAAAATTTTTAGAGCTGGAAATACCGGCATGCAAATGGGTGGCTGGTTTAAAAAAGAGATAAAATCACTAGATGATATCAAAGGTTTAAAGATAAGAATTCCGGGCTTTGGTGGTGAAATTTACGCTAAACTTGGCGCTAACATCAATACTATCCCAACTGGTGAGCTTTATATGGCTCTTGAGATGGGAACGATCGACTCAGTCGAATGGGTAAGCCCAGCTTATGATATGGCGCTTGGCTTTCACAAAGTGGCAAAATACTACTACACAGGCTGGCAAGAGCCAAACGGTGAAACTCAGTTTTTCTTTAATAAAAAATCATACGAGAAGCTTCCAGATGATCTAAAAGCGATCTTTGAAGCAGCTGCAGCTGAAGTAGCAAGAGATGCAAATACAAAAGTATTTTATTCAAACGTCGAGTACTGGGATAAAATGAAGAGCGAGTATCCAGACATCCAAGTAAAATCTTTCCCTCCAGAAGTAATCGCAGCTCTTAAAAAAGCTACAAATGAACTTCTTGATGAAGAGAGTGCTAAAGATCCACTATTTAAAGAGATCGTCGAGTCGCAAAGAGCTTTCCTTAAAAAAGCAAGAGAATGGACTAAAATTTCAGACTACGCTTATATCAAAACAAACGAATAG